One Gordonia sp. SID5947 genomic region harbors:
- the dapA gene encoding 4-hydroxy-tetrahydrodipicolinate synthase: protein MNAGVDQPQTHPFGTIGVAMVTPFTPDGALDLDKAAELAEHLVSKGCDGLVVSGTTGESPTTTVPEKLELLRVVLDAVGDRARVTQGAGSYDTAESVRFAIEAEKVGAHGLLVVTPYYSKPPQAGLYAHFRSIADATELPVLLYDIPPRSVVPILNDTMLALAEHPRIKGVKDAKGDLHSAAGIIASTDLEYLSGEDALNLPWLSVGATGFVSVIGHLVADRLRDMQMAFEKGDIATARELNISMLPLVNAMGRLGGVTMVKESLRILGFDVGRPRLPQVPADGPQIEALVADLRTAGVLN, encoded by the coding sequence ATGAACGCAGGCGTAGACCAGCCGCAGACGCACCCCTTCGGGACCATCGGCGTCGCCATGGTGACCCCCTTCACCCCCGACGGTGCGCTGGATCTGGACAAGGCCGCCGAGTTGGCCGAACACCTGGTGTCCAAGGGATGCGACGGACTGGTGGTCTCGGGTACGACCGGCGAGTCACCCACCACCACCGTCCCGGAGAAACTCGAGCTGCTGCGCGTGGTGCTCGACGCCGTCGGAGACCGGGCGCGGGTCACCCAGGGCGCGGGCAGCTACGACACCGCCGAGAGTGTTCGCTTCGCGATCGAGGCGGAGAAGGTCGGCGCCCACGGGCTGTTGGTGGTGACGCCGTACTATTCCAAGCCGCCGCAGGCGGGCCTGTATGCCCACTTCCGGTCGATCGCGGACGCCACCGAACTCCCCGTCCTCCTCTACGACATCCCGCCCCGCTCGGTGGTCCCGATCCTCAACGACACGATGCTCGCGCTCGCGGAGCATCCCCGGATCAAGGGTGTGAAGGACGCCAAGGGTGATCTGCACTCGGCCGCAGGGATCATCGCCTCCACCGACCTCGAGTACTTGTCCGGCGAGGATGCGCTGAACCTGCCGTGGTTGTCGGTGGGCGCCACCGGATTTGTCAGTGTGATCGGTCACCTGGTCGCGGATCGACTGCGCGACATGCAGATGGCGTTCGAGAAGGGCGACATCGCAACGGCGCGGGAACTCAACATCTCGATGCTCCCGCTGGTCAACGCGATGGGCCGATTGGGTGGTGTGACCATGGTGAAGGAATCGCTGCGGATTCTCGGCTTCGACGTCGGACGACCCCGACTGCCACAGGTGCCTGCAGACGGACCCCAGATCGAGGCGCTCGTCGCCGATCTCCGCACGGCAGGCGTGTTGAACTGA
- a CDS encoding DNA translocase FtsK, which produces MASKATAGAQKRGASQRSAPKSASRATAGTTKSGARGTRGTSTRTSRSTSAGTRATTARKSGSTSTRARAAQRAVASEDIHRRSVAATGASAVGRGLGAGWSLMARGVGGLARAGGVRSTGVGEQFDDLDGDDPVDDGFDLDGPIVDDPFDEERPADRRGRTTPRRDLSGHSHRRDGVALAILAFALLVGASVWFGAAGPVGAFIEALIRAIVGAASVVVPLALVALAVVLMRRPPNPHRRARYLGAGLLVVLPVLGLIHLVAGAPEDLPGRSSAGGFLGFAVGTPLTDGVTAWISVPILLLCVAFGALILSGKTVREVIDGAAGYLGLGQVPYADDVAPWDELDDDDDDRVDDDGESAPRRSLRGRAGRRGAGDDVTEVLETPAGYSPDPYDNYPPDAEPVRRSRRSRRPVDPDVDAADFAAATTIPLDDEVTEQIETEPAEPSPPRKTPTKRSAARPQTPAVPTESSGALVDRTVEGEYQLPPSDLLIDGDPPKQGGRSNDDMIDRITGVMEQFKIDAAVTGYTRGPTVTRYEVELGPGVKVEKITALQRNIAYAVATDNVRLLAPIPGKSAVGIEVPNADREMVRLADVLKSPKTRKDGHPLVIGLGKDIEGDFVSANLAKMPHLLVAGSTGSGKSSFVNSMLVSLLSRATPDDVRMILIDPKMVELTPYEGIPHLITPIITQPKKAAAALAWLVEEMEQRYQDMKASRVRHIDDFNAKVRSGEITTPLGSERVYTPYPYILAIVDELADLMMTAPRDVEDAIVRITQKARAAGIHLVLATQRPSVDVVTGLIKTNVPSRLAFATSSLTDSRVILDQPGAEKLIGMGDGLFLPMGANKPIRMQGAFITDEEIQAVVDFTREQSEPEYTEGVTTAKAGEKKDIDGDIGNDLDDLLQAIELVVSSQFGSTSMLQRKLRVGFAKAGRLMDLMETRGVVGPSEGSKAREVLVKPEDLAGVITSITGGGSDDATAE; this is translated from the coding sequence ATGGCTTCGAAAGCAACCGCTGGTGCCCAGAAACGGGGTGCGTCGCAGAGGAGTGCGCCGAAATCGGCATCGCGTGCGACTGCGGGAACGACGAAGTCGGGTGCACGGGGAACGCGCGGTACGAGTACGCGGACGTCGCGCTCGACCTCGGCCGGTACCCGTGCGACGACGGCACGTAAGAGTGGCAGCACCTCGACACGCGCTCGAGCCGCACAGCGCGCGGTGGCGTCCGAAGACATCCACCGCCGGTCCGTGGCGGCGACCGGGGCGTCCGCCGTCGGGCGAGGACTCGGCGCGGGGTGGTCGCTGATGGCCCGCGGCGTCGGCGGTCTGGCCCGCGCCGGGGGAGTCCGGTCGACAGGGGTGGGCGAGCAGTTCGACGACCTCGACGGTGACGATCCGGTCGACGATGGGTTCGATCTCGACGGTCCGATCGTCGACGACCCGTTCGACGAGGAGCGACCCGCCGATCGCCGAGGGCGGACGACACCCCGGCGGGACCTGAGCGGGCACTCGCACCGGCGCGACGGTGTCGCGCTGGCGATCCTCGCGTTTGCACTTCTGGTGGGCGCAAGCGTGTGGTTCGGGGCCGCCGGACCGGTCGGTGCATTCATCGAGGCACTCATCCGTGCGATCGTCGGAGCGGCATCCGTGGTGGTACCGCTCGCCCTGGTGGCGCTGGCGGTGGTGCTCATGCGCCGGCCGCCGAACCCGCATCGTCGAGCCCGGTATCTCGGTGCGGGCCTCCTCGTGGTCTTGCCGGTGCTCGGACTCATCCATCTCGTCGCCGGCGCACCGGAGGATCTGCCCGGCCGGTCGTCGGCAGGCGGTTTCCTCGGCTTCGCCGTCGGCACCCCGCTCACCGACGGTGTGACAGCGTGGATCTCGGTGCCCATCCTGCTGTTGTGCGTCGCCTTCGGTGCATTGATCTTGAGCGGCAAGACGGTCCGAGAGGTGATCGACGGTGCCGCCGGGTATCTCGGCCTCGGCCAGGTCCCCTACGCCGACGACGTCGCGCCGTGGGACGAACTCGACGATGACGATGACGACCGGGTCGACGACGATGGCGAGAGCGCTCCCCGTCGGTCGCTTCGTGGCCGTGCGGGTCGTCGAGGCGCGGGTGATGACGTGACCGAGGTGCTCGAGACACCCGCCGGCTACTCACCCGACCCCTACGACAACTATCCGCCCGACGCCGAGCCGGTGCGCCGCAGCCGCCGGTCCCGTCGTCCGGTCGACCCGGATGTGGATGCCGCGGATTTCGCGGCCGCGACGACGATCCCGCTCGACGACGAGGTCACCGAGCAGATCGAGACCGAACCCGCCGAACCGTCGCCGCCGCGAAAGACGCCGACGAAGCGGTCGGCGGCACGACCGCAGACGCCCGCGGTGCCGACCGAGAGCTCGGGAGCGCTCGTCGACCGCACAGTCGAGGGCGAGTACCAGTTGCCGCCGTCGGACCTGCTGATCGACGGAGACCCGCCAAAGCAGGGCGGACGCTCCAACGACGACATGATCGACCGGATCACCGGAGTCATGGAGCAATTCAAGATCGACGCCGCCGTCACCGGCTACACCCGTGGACCGACGGTGACCCGCTACGAGGTCGAACTCGGTCCGGGCGTCAAGGTCGAGAAGATCACAGCGCTGCAGCGCAACATCGCGTACGCGGTCGCCACCGACAACGTCCGCCTGCTCGCGCCGATCCCGGGCAAGTCGGCGGTGGGCATCGAGGTGCCCAACGCCGATCGCGAGATGGTCCGCCTCGCCGACGTGCTGAAGTCGCCGAAGACGCGCAAGGACGGGCACCCTCTGGTGATCGGACTCGGCAAGGACATCGAGGGCGACTTCGTCAGTGCGAATCTGGCCAAGATGCCGCATCTGCTGGTCGCGGGCTCGACCGGCTCGGGTAAGTCGAGCTTCGTGAACTCGATGCTCGTCTCGCTGCTCAGCCGTGCCACCCCTGACGACGTCCGGATGATCCTCATCGATCCCAAGATGGTGGAACTCACCCCGTACGAAGGCATTCCGCACCTCATCACGCCGATCATCACCCAGCCCAAGAAGGCCGCGGCGGCACTGGCGTGGCTGGTCGAGGAGATGGAGCAGCGCTACCAGGACATGAAGGCGTCGAGGGTGCGCCACATCGACGATTTCAACGCCAAGGTGCGTTCCGGTGAGATCACCACGCCGTTGGGCAGTGAGCGCGTGTACACGCCGTATCCCTACATCTTGGCGATCGTCGACGAGCTCGCGGACCTGATGATGACCGCACCACGTGACGTCGAGGACGCCATCGTGCGCATCACCCAGAAGGCGCGTGCGGCGGGCATCCACCTCGTGCTGGCCACCCAGCGTCCTTCCGTCGACGTGGTGACCGGTCTGATCAAGACGAATGTGCCGTCGCGCCTGGCGTTCGCGACCTCGTCGCTGACGGACTCACGAGTCATCCTCGATCAACCCGGTGCCGAGAAGCTGATCGGTATGGGTGACGGGCTCTTCCTGCCGATGGGCGCCAACAAGCCGATCCGAATGCAGGGTGCCTTCATCACCGACGAGGAGATCCAGGCAGTCGTCGACTTCACCCGCGAGCAGAGCGAGCCTGAGTACACCGAGGGCGTCACCACCGCGAAGGCAGGCGAGAAGAAGGACATCGACGGCGACATCGGCAACGATCTCGACGATCTGCTGCAGGCAATCGAACTCGTGGTGTCGAGCCAGTTCGGCTCCACGTCGATGTTGCAGCGAAAGCTGCGTGTCGGATTCGCCAAGGCCGGGCGGCTGATGGACCTGATGGAGACGCGCGGCGTCGTCGGACCGAGCGAGGGCTCCAAGGCCCGTGAGGTCTTGGTGAAACCAGAGGATCTCGCCGGCGTGATCACCTCGATCACCGGCGGCGGGAGCGACGACGCCACCGCTGAGTGA
- the thyX gene encoding FAD-dependent thymidylate synthase, which produces MSELVPLTVQMVAATQFTPPPDVDWTTDATGGEALVEFSGRACYQSWDKPNPRTATNAGYLRHILEVGHLSLLEHASVTFYITGISRSCTHELIRHRHFSYSQLSQRFVPEHDSNVVAPPAIRGDAELEALFTEATDAARKAYSELLDALEAKFADVPNAILRRKQARQAARSVLPNATETKIVVTGNYRAWRHFVGMRATEHADVEIRQLAVECLRQLMEVAPTVFGDFEIGTLADGTEVATSPFVLEG; this is translated from the coding sequence GTGTCCGAGTTGGTGCCGTTGACGGTGCAGATGGTCGCCGCGACGCAGTTCACGCCGCCCCCGGACGTCGACTGGACCACCGACGCCACCGGCGGTGAGGCGCTCGTCGAGTTCTCGGGCCGAGCCTGCTATCAGAGTTGGGACAAGCCCAATCCCCGCACTGCGACCAACGCCGGTTACCTGAGGCACATCCTCGAGGTCGGCCACCTGTCGTTGCTCGAGCACGCGTCGGTGACCTTTTACATCACGGGCATCTCCCGTTCGTGTACCCATGAACTGATCCGGCACCGCCATTTCTCGTACTCCCAGCTGTCCCAGCGGTTCGTCCCGGAGCACGACTCGAATGTGGTGGCGCCGCCCGCGATCCGCGGCGACGCGGAGCTCGAGGCACTGTTCACCGAGGCGACCGATGCCGCCCGAAAGGCCTATAGCGAGTTACTCGACGCCCTCGAGGCCAAGTTCGCCGATGTGCCGAATGCGATCCTGAGGCGCAAGCAGGCCCGGCAGGCAGCACGGTCGGTGTTGCCCAACGCGACCGAGACCAAGATCGTGGTGACCGGCAACTACCGGGCGTGGCGACACTTCGTCGGGATGCGTGCGACCGAGCACGCCGACGTCGAGATCCGGCAGCTCGCCGTCGAGTGTCTGCGTCAGCTCATGGAGGTCGCGCCGACGGTGTTCGGCGACTTCGAGATCGGCACGCTGGCGGACGGAACCGAGGTCGCCACCTCACCGTTTGTCCTCGAGGGCTGA
- a CDS encoding YciI family protein — MATFAVHYTYEPPKAALRDQYRPLHREWLGEENTAGNVLLAGPYPDGSGALIVVRAESLAAAEALLANDPFIAHEAVDGVRVIEWTQVFGPFDA, encoded by the coding sequence ATGGCGACCTTTGCCGTCCACTACACCTACGAACCGCCCAAGGCGGCGCTGCGCGACCAGTACCGGCCTTTACATCGTGAGTGGCTGGGCGAGGAGAACACCGCCGGCAACGTCCTGCTGGCCGGCCCCTACCCGGACGGCTCCGGCGCGCTGATCGTCGTCCGCGCCGAGAGCCTCGCCGCCGCCGAGGCGCTTCTGGCCAACGATCCGTTCATCGCACACGAGGCCGTCGACGGTGTCCGGGTGATCGAATGGACCCAGGTCTTCGGGCCGTTCGACGCCTGA
- a CDS encoding ribonuclease J, producing MTGPARRRRTASRKAGPPAPPAETAPTTPPAESAPIPPAETVPPVKASGGAKRAPKKEAPKKEAPKKGNTSASRSGQDVEPKHAARSERAQSGQARSGGGRHERRDRRGDNRDRGSQASSVPAVDRLGTPRRAPRTGLRIVALGGIGEIGRNMTVFEYGGRLLIVDCGVLFPEDAQPGVDLILPDFTYIEDRMDDVDAIVLTHGHEDHIGAVPFLLRLRSDIPVIGSKFTLALVDAKCREHRLRPKLVQVVEGERTTHGPFDCEYFAVNHSIPDAIAVAIRTPAGVVLHTGDIKLDQLPLDNRLTDLAGFSRLGDEGVDLFLVDSTNAEVPGFVTPEREIGGVLDQVIGRARQRVIVASFASHVHRIQQVVDVALAHNRRIAFVGRSMVRNMQIAQDLGYLSVPDGVLVDLDTAATLPDDRLVLISTGSQGEPLSALSRMARGEHRQINIRANDLVVLASSLIPGNENSVFAVVNGLAKRGATVVTQQSAKVHVSGHASAGELLYLYNAVRPSNVMPVHGEWRHLRANAALAVATGVPEDRVVLAEDGVVVDLVDGRAEIAGRVPVGHVYVDGLSVGDVNESTLSERLVLGEGGFISITVAIDATTGRAVSVPEVSGRGFSDDPDALKAAADIVHQALDSLAAEGVTDAHRIAQTIRRAVGRWVAETYRRRPMIVPTVLAVGS from the coding sequence ATGACCGGGCCAGCGCGGCGCCGCCGCACCGCAAGCCGAAAGGCGGGACCTCCGGCCCCGCCCGCCGAGACCGCACCGACGACTCCGCCTGCCGAGTCCGCACCGATACCTCCCGCCGAGACCGTGCCACCGGTCAAGGCCTCCGGTGGCGCGAAGAGAGCTCCCAAGAAGGAAGCTCCCAAGAAGGAAGCCCCCAAGAAGGGCAACACGTCGGCGTCGCGAAGCGGTCAGGACGTCGAACCGAAGCACGCCGCACGCTCTGAGCGCGCCCAGTCGGGCCAGGCGCGGTCCGGTGGGGGACGTCACGAGCGCCGGGATCGGCGCGGCGACAACCGAGATCGCGGGTCGCAGGCTTCATCGGTCCCGGCGGTCGATCGTCTCGGCACCCCGCGTCGTGCCCCGCGCACCGGTCTTCGCATCGTCGCCCTCGGCGGCATCGGCGAGATCGGCCGGAACATGACGGTGTTCGAATACGGTGGGCGACTTCTCATCGTCGACTGTGGTGTGCTGTTCCCCGAGGACGCCCAGCCCGGCGTCGATCTGATCCTGCCCGACTTCACCTACATCGAAGACCGGATGGACGACGTCGACGCGATCGTGTTGACGCACGGGCACGAAGACCACATCGGCGCCGTTCCGTTCCTGCTGCGGTTGCGCAGCGACATCCCGGTGATCGGTTCGAAATTCACGCTCGCGTTGGTCGACGCGAAGTGCCGTGAACACCGGTTGCGGCCCAAGCTCGTGCAGGTGGTCGAGGGTGAGCGGACCACGCACGGGCCGTTCGACTGCGAGTATTTCGCGGTCAACCACTCGATTCCGGACGCCATCGCGGTGGCCATCCGGACCCCGGCCGGCGTGGTCCTGCACACCGGTGACATCAAACTCGACCAGCTGCCGCTCGACAATCGACTCACCGATCTCGCCGGCTTCAGCCGCCTGGGCGACGAGGGGGTCGACCTGTTCCTGGTCGACTCGACCAACGCCGAGGTTCCCGGGTTCGTGACGCCGGAACGCGAGATCGGCGGTGTCCTCGACCAGGTCATCGGTCGCGCCCGCCAGCGGGTGATCGTCGCGTCGTTCGCCAGCCACGTGCACCGGATTCAGCAGGTCGTCGACGTCGCCCTCGCGCACAACCGACGGATCGCCTTCGTCGGACGGTCGATGGTCCGCAACATGCAGATCGCGCAGGACCTCGGCTACCTGTCGGTCCCGGACGGCGTCCTGGTGGATCTCGACACGGCCGCGACCCTGCCCGACGACCGGTTGGTGCTGATCTCGACCGGCTCGCAGGGCGAGCCGCTCTCGGCGTTGTCGCGGATGGCGCGCGGTGAACACCGCCAGATCAACATCCGCGCCAACGACCTCGTGGTGTTGGCATCATCACTGATCCCGGGCAACGAGAACTCCGTGTTCGCCGTGGTCAACGGGCTGGCGAAGCGTGGTGCCACGGTCGTCACGCAGCAGAGCGCCAAGGTGCATGTCTCCGGGCACGCGTCCGCCGGCGAACTGCTGTACCTCTACAACGCCGTCCGGCCGTCGAACGTGATGCCCGTCCACGGCGAATGGCGCCACCTACGGGCCAATGCCGCGCTCGCGGTCGCGACCGGTGTTCCCGAGGACCGGGTGGTGCTGGCCGAGGACGGGGTGGTGGTGGACCTCGTCGACGGCCGCGCGGAGATCGCCGGGCGTGTCCCGGTTGGTCACGTCTATGTCGACGGGCTGTCGGTGGGTGACGTCAACGAGTCGACGCTCTCGGAACGACTGGTGCTGGGGGAGGGTGGCTTCATCTCCATCACCGTCGCGATCGATGCCACCACAGGGCGCGCCGTGAGTGTCCCCGAGGTGTCCGGCCGTGGCTTCTCCGACGATCCCGATGCGCTGAAGGCGGCGGCCGACATCGTGCATCAGGCGCTCGACTCCCTTGCCGCGGAAGGTGTCACCGATGCGCACCGGATCGCCCAGACCATCCGACGCGCCGTGGGCCGGTGGGTCGCCGAGACCTACCGTCGCCGGCCGATGATCGTGCCGACGGTGCTCGCCGTCGGATCCTGA
- a CDS encoding TerC family protein has protein sequence MDISTTVWIVTCVVIAGLFVFDFFAHVRVPHAPSLKESGAWSAVYISIALVFGLFVWWKWGGTFGGEYFAGYVTEKALSVDNLFVFVIIMSKFAVPKEYQQKVLLLGIVMALVMRTVFILVGAAAINAYSWVFYLFGAFLIFTAVKLVSESDDPVEHEEQRESRLERFVKRYLRTSDEYDGDKLFTKANGKRLATPMLMVLVVIGFTDVLFALDSIPAIYGLTQEPYLVFTANAFALMGLRQLYFLLGGLLDRLVYLSYGLSFILAFIGVKLILHALHENTLPFVNGGEHVSVPEVTTPVSLGVIILTLVITTVASLVRSRNSEPTAR, from the coding sequence ATGGATATCTCGACAACGGTCTGGATCGTCACCTGTGTGGTGATCGCAGGCCTGTTCGTCTTCGACTTCTTTGCCCACGTCCGGGTCCCACACGCCCCGTCCCTGAAGGAATCGGGGGCCTGGTCGGCCGTCTACATCTCGATCGCCCTGGTCTTCGGGCTGTTCGTCTGGTGGAAATGGGGCGGCACGTTCGGCGGTGAGTACTTCGCCGGTTACGTGACCGAGAAGGCGCTCTCGGTGGACAACCTGTTCGTCTTCGTCATCATCATGTCGAAGTTCGCGGTGCCCAAGGAGTATCAGCAGAAGGTTCTGCTGCTCGGCATCGTGATGGCCCTGGTCATGCGGACGGTCTTCATCCTGGTGGGCGCCGCGGCGATCAACGCCTACAGCTGGGTCTTCTACCTGTTCGGTGCGTTCCTGATCTTCACCGCGGTCAAGCTGGTCAGTGAGAGCGACGACCCGGTGGAGCACGAGGAGCAGCGGGAGAGCCGCCTCGAGCGGTTCGTGAAACGCTATCTGCGTACCTCGGACGAGTACGACGGCGACAAGTTGTTCACCAAGGCCAACGGCAAACGCCTGGCGACCCCGATGCTGATGGTGCTCGTGGTCATCGGTTTCACCGACGTGCTGTTCGCGCTCGATTCGATCCCGGCGATCTACGGTCTCACCCAGGAGCCCTATCTGGTCTTCACCGCAAACGCGTTCGCACTGATGGGACTTCGCCAGCTGTACTTCTTGCTCGGCGGGCTGCTCGATCGACTCGTCTACCTGTCGTACGGGCTGTCGTTCATCTTGGCGTTCATCGGCGTGAAGCTGATCCTGCACGCGCTGCACGAGAACACGCTGCCGTTCGTCAACGGTGGTGAGCATGTGTCTGTGCCCGAGGTGACCACCCCGGTCTCGCTGGGGGTGATCATCCTGACGCTGGTGATCACCACCGTGGCGAGCCTGGTCAGGTCGCGGAATTCCGAACCGACGGCTCGCTGA
- a CDS encoding MmcQ/YjbR family DNA-binding protein gives MAPPQRPATVGDIHTVAQAMPHVTDAGSSTDRPVYQVGGKSFVFFRTPRPDARDPDTGERFDDVVVIWVPTEDDKLALVQDERSPFFTTSHFDGHLSVLVRTSRIGELTRAELTEVIQDAWLSRASARRAHSWLSEHGLT, from the coding sequence ATGGCGCCACCACAGCGCCCGGCGACCGTCGGCGACATCCACACCGTCGCACAGGCGATGCCGCACGTGACGGATGCCGGATCGTCGACGGATCGACCGGTGTATCAGGTGGGCGGGAAGTCGTTCGTGTTCTTCCGCACGCCTCGTCCCGACGCCCGGGATCCCGACACCGGCGAACGGTTCGACGACGTCGTCGTCATCTGGGTCCCGACGGAAGACGACAAGCTCGCACTCGTCCAGGACGAGCGTTCACCGTTCTTCACGACAAGCCACTTCGACGGGCACCTCTCGGTGCTCGTGCGTACGTCGAGGATCGGCGAGCTGACCCGAGCCGAACTGACGGAGGTCATCCAGGACGCCTGGTTGAGCCGGGCGTCGGCGCGGCGTGCCCATTCCTGGCTGTCCGAACACGGGCTCACCTGA
- a CDS encoding TIGR03085 family metal-binding protein, producing MTLAQDERAALVETLRSIGPDAPTMCDGWTTRDLVAHLVVRERRPDTGPGIMIKQFAGHTERVRAGAATQPWDVLLDQLASGPPTFSPFKLVDRWANLAEMFVHHEDVLRGGAGRDAPWTPRPLSPDMQEALVAPAKSMGKLALKGSPASITLTTTDGRELVTAGSGKPVVVTGTPGELVLFAFGRAPLDVTYEGDGDSVSAVMSAERGF from the coding sequence GTGACTCTCGCACAAGATGAACGTGCCGCTCTGGTCGAGACCCTCCGCTCGATCGGTCCAGATGCCCCGACCATGTGTGACGGTTGGACCACGCGGGACCTCGTCGCCCATCTGGTGGTCCGGGAACGTCGGCCGGACACCGGCCCAGGGATCATGATCAAGCAGTTCGCCGGCCATACCGAGCGCGTGCGCGCCGGCGCTGCGACGCAGCCGTGGGACGTGCTGCTCGACCAACTGGCGTCCGGGCCGCCCACCTTCTCGCCGTTCAAACTCGTGGATCGCTGGGCCAACCTCGCCGAGATGTTCGTCCACCATGAGGACGTGCTGCGCGGCGGTGCCGGGAGGGACGCGCCGTGGACTCCGCGGCCCTTGTCGCCCGACATGCAGGAGGCGCTCGTCGCGCCGGCGAAGTCGATGGGCAAGCTCGCCCTGAAGGGGTCGCCGGCCTCGATCACCCTCACCACCACGGACGGCCGGGAACTGGTCACCGCCGGGTCGGGCAAGCCGGTCGTGGTGACCGGCACCCCGGGCGAGCTGGTGCTGTTCGCGTTCGGACGGGCGCCACTGGACGTGACGTACGAGGGGGACGGGGACAGCGTGTCGGCGGTCATGAGCGCCGAGCGGGGCTTCTGA